A region of Streptomyces sp. R44 DNA encodes the following proteins:
- a CDS encoding NUDIX domain-containing protein, translated as MQPGHLPVEFLDAHRIDFVEHPPPALSARERGEVDRLWAETKARNPTTFDGPLVASLGIDLPGHGPSVVRWARMTYRHRALRRLRPAEEVPGSVFVTVLLPTEAGLAVGRGSPTTAAPGRWSLPGGSAEPPAAGRPLEMASLRRHAARELAEELGVAASDEELRLWGLTRGTRFGSLGFHFLAPPVPSALVRRRHAELAVSERENGVEPELDEIAFVPSAERAARLGPGADYLHQVLGRCFST; from the coding sequence ATGCAGCCCGGGCATCTCCCTGTCGAGTTCCTCGACGCGCACCGGATCGACTTCGTCGAGCACCCTCCCCCGGCCCTGTCAGCGCGGGAACGAGGCGAAGTCGACCGTCTCTGGGCGGAGACGAAGGCCCGCAACCCCACCACCTTCGACGGGCCGCTCGTCGCGAGCCTGGGCATCGACCTGCCCGGGCACGGCCCGTCGGTCGTGCGGTGGGCAAGGATGACGTACCGGCATCGAGCCCTGCGGCGACTGCGGCCGGCCGAAGAGGTCCCCGGGTCCGTCTTCGTCACCGTCCTGTTGCCGACGGAGGCCGGACTCGCGGTCGGACGCGGGTCCCCCACCACCGCGGCGCCCGGCCGCTGGAGCCTCCCCGGCGGCTCGGCGGAACCCCCTGCGGCGGGCCGCCCGCTGGAGATGGCGTCGCTCCGTCGGCATGCCGCCCGCGAACTGGCCGAGGAGCTCGGCGTAGCCGCCTCCGACGAGGAGTTGCGGCTGTGGGGCCTCACTCGGGGAACACGATTCGGCAGCCTCGGCTTCCACTTCCTCGCGCCGCCCGTGCCCAGCGCACTCGTACGGCGCCGGCATGCGGAGCTCGCGGTGTCGGAGAGGGAGAACGGGGTGGAACCCGAGCTCGACGAGATCGCGTTCGTCCCCTCGGCCGAACGGGCTGCCCGCCTCGGCCCGGGCGCGGACTACCTGCACCAGGTCCTGGGCCGATGCTTCTCGACCTGA
- a CDS encoding RNA polymerase sigma-70 factor — MSDDGRRLDPATEAFVSHRSLLFTVAYEMLGSAVDAEDVLQETWLRWAGVDLGTVRDRRAYLVRITTRQALDRLRTLGRRKESYVGPWLPEPLLTAPDVAEDVELADSVSMAMMLVLETLAPTERAVFVLREVFGLGYDEIAEAVDKRPAAVRQIAHRARSHVAARRPRGVVSTAETRAALAAFRRAVETGDLQGLLDLLAPDVVALSDGGGIKQAMPRPTVGAGKVARLLAAGVAAWGPVATVEPTHVNGHPALTLRIDGEIDLVVALRIEDGAITGIYSVRNPEKLTHMVRETALSR; from the coding sequence ATGAGCGACGACGGCCGCCGCCTCGACCCCGCCACGGAGGCCTTCGTCAGCCACCGCAGTCTGCTCTTCACCGTCGCCTACGAGATGCTGGGGTCGGCGGTGGACGCGGAGGACGTCCTCCAGGAGACCTGGCTGCGCTGGGCGGGCGTCGACCTCGGCACGGTGCGGGACCGGCGCGCGTACCTCGTGCGGATCACCACCCGGCAGGCGCTCGACCGGCTGCGGACGCTGGGGCGCCGCAAGGAGTCGTACGTGGGCCCCTGGCTGCCCGAGCCGCTGCTCACCGCGCCCGACGTGGCCGAGGACGTCGAGCTGGCCGACAGCGTCTCGATGGCGATGATGCTCGTCCTGGAGACCCTCGCGCCGACCGAGCGGGCGGTGTTCGTGCTGCGCGAGGTGTTCGGCCTCGGGTACGACGAGATCGCGGAGGCCGTCGACAAGCGCCCAGCGGCAGTCCGTCAGATCGCCCACCGGGCACGGTCCCACGTCGCCGCGCGCCGCCCGCGCGGCGTCGTCTCCACGGCCGAGACCCGGGCCGCGCTCGCCGCCTTCCGGCGGGCGGTCGAGACCGGCGACCTGCAGGGCCTGCTCGACCTCCTCGCGCCGGACGTCGTCGCCCTGAGCGACGGCGGGGGCATCAAGCAGGCCATGCCACGGCCCACCGTCGGAGCCGGGAAGGTGGCCCGTCTGCTGGCCGCCGGCGTCGCGGCCTGGGGACCCGTGGCGACCGTCGAACCGACGCACGTCAACGGCCACCCGGCGCTGACCCTGCGGATCGACGGGGAGATCGACCTGGTCGTGGCCCTGCGGATCGAGGACGGAGCCATCACCGGCATCTACTCCGTGCGCAACCCGGAGAAGCTGACGCACATGGTGCGGGAGACCGCCCTGAGCCGCTGA
- a CDS encoding VWA domain-containing protein, with product MITRKRLATGACALLAALSVALLPTGAAADEPAAKESPKVELVLDVSGSMRAKDIDGKSRMAAAKQAFNEVLDAVPEEVRLGIRTLGADYPGNDRKRGCKDTRSLYPVGPLDRTEAKTAVATLAPTGWTPIGPALLGAADDLGEDGATKRIVLITDGEDTCAPLDPCQVAREIAAKGIHLVIDTLGLVPDAKTRQQLTCIAEATGGTYTSVHRTEELSRRVKQLVDRAADPVVTPVATEGAAQCEKAPQLKPGLYTDRESFGEHRWYRVDLLPGQELRASVSVSADRAVNNDYGVLLRAVTLHGREIVRGSEAGDGRTDVISTGLRYPKPEADDGPGDAKPAAETVCLQVSNSFSAPPSVKTTPGMPVELTVDVVDGPSSASDVASFGLGRGWWLLGVLVLAGFLAGLLWGWLSRWRVAVWRTN from the coding sequence ATGATCACGAGAAAACGGCTGGCGACCGGGGCCTGCGCGCTGCTCGCCGCCCTGAGCGTCGCGCTTCTGCCGACCGGCGCGGCCGCCGACGAGCCGGCGGCGAAGGAATCCCCCAAGGTCGAGCTGGTCCTGGACGTCAGCGGCTCCATGCGGGCCAAGGACATCGACGGCAAGTCCCGCATGGCCGCCGCCAAGCAGGCCTTCAACGAGGTCCTCGACGCGGTGCCCGAGGAGGTGCGGCTCGGCATCCGGACGCTCGGCGCCGACTATCCCGGCAACGACCGCAAGCGCGGCTGCAAGGACACCCGTTCGCTGTACCCGGTCGGGCCGCTCGACCGGACCGAGGCCAAGACCGCCGTCGCCACTCTCGCCCCGACCGGCTGGACGCCGATCGGCCCGGCGCTGCTCGGCGCGGCCGACGACCTCGGCGAGGACGGGGCGACCAAGCGGATCGTGCTCATCACGGACGGCGAGGACACCTGCGCCCCGCTCGACCCGTGCCAGGTGGCCCGCGAGATCGCGGCGAAGGGCATCCACCTCGTCATCGACACCCTGGGCCTGGTGCCGGACGCCAAGACCCGGCAGCAGCTCACCTGTATCGCGGAGGCCACCGGAGGCACGTACACCTCGGTCCACCGCACCGAGGAACTCTCCCGGCGTGTGAAGCAGTTGGTCGACCGTGCGGCCGACCCGGTCGTCACCCCCGTGGCCACCGAGGGCGCGGCGCAGTGCGAGAAGGCGCCGCAGCTGAAGCCCGGCCTCTACACGGACCGCGAGTCCTTCGGCGAGCACCGCTGGTACCGGGTGGACCTGCTGCCCGGCCAGGAACTGCGCGCCTCCGTCAGCGTGTCGGCCGACCGGGCCGTCAACAACGACTACGGGGTGCTGCTGCGTGCCGTCACCCTCCACGGCCGGGAGATCGTCCGCGGCTCCGAGGCGGGCGACGGGCGCACCGACGTGATCTCGACCGGACTGCGCTACCCGAAGCCGGAGGCCGACGATGGTCCCGGCGACGCGAAGCCGGCGGCCGAGACCGTGTGTCTCCAGGTCAGCAATTCCTTCTCCGCTCCCCCGTCGGTCAAGACGACCCCGGGCATGCCGGTCGAGCTGACGGTGGACGTCGTCGACGGCCCGTCGAGCGCGTCGGACGTCGCCTCGTTCGGTCTCGGCCGCGGCTGGTGGCTGCTCGGCGTGCTGGTGCTCGCCGGCTTCCTCGCCGGTCTGCTCTGGGGCTGGCTGTCCCGCTGGCGCGTCGCTGTCTGGAGGACCAACTGA
- a CDS encoding MFS transporter gives MTHDTTVAAGPATHAPEHRPASGRLPLPALLALATAVFVTSLTETLPAGVLPGMSADLGVGEAAMGQSVTGYALGTALTAVPLAARTAGWRRKRLLLTSMAGFAAANTVTAVSSSYALTMGARFLAGVAAGVAWALLAGYARRIAPARLQGRAVAVAMTGIPLALSLGVPAGTFLGEAVGWRAAFTAMTVIAVVLLGWIALAVPDLPGEPRGGRAPVARTLKVPGVLPVLAVTFTLVLAHTVLYTYVAAYLDHLGLGGSTGLVLLVFGAASLAGIWFTGRHIDRRLRALTLAGTILFAVAAAAFAVPAASTALVLLAAALWGFGWGGAPTLLQTAVAEAGGDDADTAQTMLVSLWNAAMAAGGVAGGLLLDGLGAGALPWSVLVLLVPVVAVVTGARTHGFPARG, from the coding sequence ATGACCCACGACACGACAGTGGCGGCAGGTCCCGCCACCCACGCGCCCGAACACCGCCCCGCCTCCGGCCGGTTGCCCCTGCCGGCCCTACTCGCCCTCGCCACCGCCGTCTTCGTCACCAGCCTCACCGAGACGCTCCCCGCCGGAGTCCTGCCCGGCATGAGCGCCGACCTCGGCGTCGGCGAGGCCGCCATGGGCCAGTCGGTCACCGGATACGCCCTCGGTACGGCCCTCACCGCCGTCCCCCTGGCCGCCCGCACCGCCGGCTGGCGCCGCAAGCGCCTGCTGCTCACCTCCATGGCCGGATTCGCCGCCGCCAACACCGTCACGGCGGTCTCCTCCTCGTACGCCCTCACCATGGGCGCCCGCTTCCTCGCCGGGGTCGCCGCGGGCGTCGCCTGGGCCCTGCTCGCCGGCTACGCCCGCCGCATCGCCCCGGCGCGCCTCCAGGGCCGTGCCGTCGCCGTCGCGATGACCGGCATCCCGCTCGCGCTGTCCCTCGGCGTCCCGGCCGGAACCTTCCTCGGCGAGGCCGTCGGCTGGCGGGCCGCCTTCACCGCCATGACCGTGATCGCCGTCGTGCTCCTCGGCTGGATCGCCCTCGCCGTCCCCGACCTTCCGGGCGAACCGCGCGGCGGGCGCGCCCCGGTCGCCCGCACCCTGAAGGTCCCCGGCGTGCTCCCGGTCCTGGCGGTCACCTTCACCCTCGTCCTGGCCCACACCGTCCTCTACACGTACGTCGCCGCCTACCTCGACCACCTCGGCCTCGGCGGCTCCACCGGCCTCGTCCTGCTGGTCTTCGGCGCCGCCTCGCTCGCCGGGATCTGGTTCACGGGCCGTCACATCGACCGCAGGCTCCGCGCCCTGACCCTCGCCGGAACGATCCTCTTCGCGGTCGCCGCCGCCGCGTTCGCCGTCCCGGCGGCGAGCACCGCCCTGGTCCTCCTGGCCGCCGCGCTCTGGGGCTTCGGCTGGGGCGGCGCGCCCACGCTCCTGCAGACGGCCGTCGCCGAGGCGGGCGGGGACGACGCGGACACCGCGCAGACGATGCTGGTCAGCCTCTGGAACGCGGCCATGGCGGCGGGCGGTGTCGCCGGCGGCCTCCTCCTCGACGGGCTCGGCGCCGGCGCCCTGCCCTGGAGCGTCCTGGTCCTGCTCGTCCCGGTGGTCGCCGTCGTGACCGGCGCCCGCACCCACGGCTTCCCGGCCCGCGGGTGA
- a CDS encoding MerR family transcriptional regulator encodes MRIGELSERTGTPRRLLRYYEEQALIVADRLPNGYRVYDESNVDRVLQIRGLLDAGLPTRIIKQILPCLNKPRMIHFPDATPEMLATLEDERDRMTDRIRCLTRNRDAVAEYLDAVREKLAAGSSA; translated from the coding sequence ATGCGGATCGGCGAGCTGTCCGAGCGCACCGGAACACCGCGCAGACTGCTGCGCTACTACGAGGAGCAGGCTCTCATCGTCGCCGACCGGCTGCCGAACGGCTACCGCGTCTACGACGAGTCGAACGTGGACCGGGTCCTGCAGATCCGGGGCCTGCTCGACGCCGGTCTGCCCACCCGGATCATCAAGCAGATCCTGCCGTGCCTGAACAAGCCTCGGATGATCCACTTCCCGGACGCGACGCCGGAGATGCTGGCGACCCTGGAGGACGAGCGGGACCGGATGACCGACCGGATCCGCTGCCTCACCCGGAACCGGGACGCGGTGGCGGAGTATCTCGACGCGGTACGCGAGAAGCTGGCGGCGGGCTCGTCGGCCTAG
- the leuA gene encoding 2-isopropylmalate synthase, protein MIHNPQRPSPMPYHRYRPFQDRVHVPEFDRQWPTARLERAPLWVPVDLRDGNQALAEPMDTDRKRRFFQLLVRTGFKEIEVGYPSASRADFDFVRHLADLVASGAVPEDVTPVVFTPARPELIERTFESLDGLPRAVVHLYIATSPVWRDTVLGRDRAEVRRTVHEAATLMARLAEARPGADIRFQFSPETFNLTEPDYVLELCDGLTELWDASPDRPVTHNLPATVEISTPNVYADQIEYVHRHLARRDSVILSVHPHNDRGTGVACAELAVLAGAQRVEGCLFGNGERTGNVDLVTLALNLYAQGVDPMLDLSDIDAVRDVVEYCNRIPVHPRHPYAGDLVHTAFSGTHQDAISKGLARHAKDAAEAGIPPELAPWNVPYLPLDPADLGRGYEAVIRVNSQSGKGGVAHLLRTHHGLDLPERMRPDVSRAVQAVTDDSGREATPEDLRAIFRRDYLEPGRGAGPIALESWSTDRDTAGEHRFTCVLRVGDRTAPAEGKGNGPLSALADALTRAEVPVDVLAFTEHAVTTGSAGEAAAYAECRVGERTAWGAGLDTSVLTASVQAVLSAVNRAYEA, encoded by the coding sequence ATGATCCACAATCCCCAGCGCCCCAGCCCCATGCCGTACCACCGCTACCGCCCCTTCCAGGACCGCGTCCACGTCCCCGAGTTCGACCGGCAGTGGCCCACCGCCCGTCTGGAGCGGGCCCCGCTCTGGGTCCCCGTCGACCTCCGCGACGGCAACCAGGCACTGGCCGAGCCCATGGACACCGACCGCAAGCGCCGCTTCTTCCAGCTGCTGGTCCGCACCGGCTTCAAGGAGATCGAGGTCGGCTACCCCTCCGCCAGCCGCGCCGACTTCGACTTCGTCCGCCACCTCGCCGACCTCGTCGCCTCCGGGGCCGTCCCCGAGGACGTCACCCCCGTCGTCTTCACCCCGGCCCGCCCCGAACTCATCGAGCGCACCTTCGAGTCCCTCGACGGCCTGCCCCGCGCCGTCGTCCACCTCTACATCGCGACCTCGCCGGTCTGGCGCGACACCGTCCTCGGCCGCGACCGCGCCGAGGTCCGCCGCACCGTCCACGAGGCCGCCACCCTGATGGCCCGGCTCGCCGAGGCCCGCCCCGGCGCCGACATCCGCTTCCAGTTCTCCCCGGAGACCTTCAACCTCACCGAACCGGACTACGTCCTGGAGCTCTGCGACGGCCTGACCGAGCTGTGGGACGCGAGCCCGGACCGGCCGGTCACGCACAACCTGCCCGCGACCGTCGAGATCTCCACCCCCAACGTGTACGCCGACCAGATCGAGTACGTGCACCGTCACCTCGCCCGCCGCGACTCCGTGATCCTCTCCGTCCACCCGCACAACGACCGCGGCACCGGCGTGGCCTGCGCCGAACTCGCCGTCCTCGCCGGCGCCCAACGCGTCGAGGGCTGCCTCTTCGGCAACGGCGAACGGACGGGCAACGTCGATCTGGTGACCCTCGCCCTCAACCTCTACGCCCAGGGCGTCGACCCCATGCTCGACCTCTCCGACATCGACGCCGTCCGCGACGTCGTCGAGTACTGCAACCGGATCCCCGTCCACCCCCGCCACCCCTACGCGGGCGACCTCGTCCACACCGCCTTCTCCGGCACCCACCAGGACGCCATCAGCAAGGGCCTCGCCCGGCACGCCAAGGACGCCGCCGAGGCCGGGATCCCGCCGGAGCTCGCCCCCTGGAACGTGCCGTACCTGCCGCTCGACCCCGCCGACCTGGGCCGCGGCTACGAGGCCGTCATCCGCGTCAACTCCCAGTCAGGCAAGGGCGGAGTCGCCCATCTGCTCCGCACCCACCACGGCCTCGACCTGCCCGAGCGGATGCGTCCGGACGTCTCCCGGGCCGTCCAGGCGGTGACCGACGACAGCGGTCGCGAGGCCACGCCCGAGGACCTCCGCGCGATCTTCCGCAGGGACTACCTGGAGCCCGGCCGGGGCGCCGGCCCCATCGCCCTGGAGTCCTGGAGCACCGACCGCGACACGGCGGGCGAACACCGCTTCACCTGCGTCCTGCGCGTCGGCGACCGCACCGCACCGGCCGAGGGCAAGGGCAACGGACCGCTCTCCGCCCTCGCCGACGCCCTCACCCGGGCCGAAGTCCCCGTCGACGTCCTCGCCTTCACCGAGCACGCCGTCACCACCGGCAGCGCGGGCGAGGCCGCCGCCTACGCCGAGTGCCGGGTCGGGGAGCGCACCGCCTGGGGCGCGGGCCTGGACACCTCCGTCCTCACCGCCTCGGTCCAGGCCGTCCTCTCCGCCGTGAACCGGGCGTACGAGGCGTGA
- a CDS encoding FadR/GntR family transcriptional regulator produces the protein MSLGALRPSPLVEQAAERLREQIVSGHWPVGTKLPGETTLAKELGVGRSTVREALRALTGAGLVQPRQGAGVFVIATRPTEDWPARLRRAAVTDVYEVRMLVEVEAARLAAERRTQEDVTAMREALAGRVAAAEGDDAAFVDADIALHAAVVAAARNPVLTDLFGEFAPVLREGLIELLDLLGLRGTDLRHGEDAHADVVRAVEAGDPEEAARLTRQELESTLALLQSTP, from the coding sequence ATGTCGCTCGGTGCCCTACGCCCCAGCCCCTTGGTCGAACAGGCCGCCGAGCGGCTCCGCGAACAGATCGTCAGCGGCCACTGGCCGGTCGGCACCAAGCTCCCCGGGGAGACGACGCTCGCCAAGGAGCTGGGCGTGGGGCGCTCCACGGTCCGCGAGGCGCTGCGGGCCCTGACGGGCGCGGGTCTCGTCCAGCCCCGGCAGGGCGCGGGCGTCTTCGTGATCGCGACCCGGCCGACGGAGGACTGGCCGGCCCGGCTGCGCAGGGCGGCGGTGACGGACGTGTACGAGGTGCGGATGCTGGTCGAGGTGGAGGCGGCGCGGCTCGCGGCGGAGCGGCGGACCCAGGAGGACGTGACGGCGATGCGGGAGGCGCTGGCGGGGCGGGTGGCGGCCGCCGAGGGCGACGACGCGGCCTTCGTCGACGCCGACATCGCGCTGCACGCGGCGGTCGTGGCCGCGGCGCGCAACCCCGTCCTGACGGACCTGTTCGGGGAGTTCGCGCCGGTGCTCCGCGAGGGCCTGATCGAGCTGCTCGATCTGCTCGGGCTGCGGGGCACCGACCTCCGGCACGGGGAGGACGCCCATGCGGACGTGGTCCGGGCGGTGGAGGCGGGCGACCCTGAGGAGGCCGCCCGGCTGACCCGCCAGGAGCTGGAGTCCACCCTGGCCCTGCTCCAGTCGACGCCCTGA